A genomic stretch from Candidatus Neomarinimicrobiota bacterium includes:
- a CDS encoding adenylate/guanylate cyclase domain-containing protein: MTLPKIETKKLLVGLVITVIGLLIVLAMRFAGTLEVAELTLIDFRFLTRGPLSGITASDPIPKDSLDVVIVSLDDESWRLIPHQYPYPREFWARVVNNLTRAGAAVIVFDIEFDSEDSKSAYGDSLFALAIRNATAKGSHIVLAAKYIIEKTRIPPDYVAYPIDKLLEAGAETGLVGEVKDQDGVTRKGMIFSKVSNDSTLYLSLPLKAIKAYLNIPDDERLVPTAEGLKYGDLLIRSQGNTNTFLVNYYGPPSNAGPIPPYGPWKTFNRYPVSGVVDDEEFTLKDPIEDTDWMGLFYEDGFMASIGMGQESPFRDKIVIIGVAVETVLDLKETPFFNYAGVQQLMPGMETHAHAIQTILDANYIKELGFGTELIWLVILSIVSYGFLMWLGPVFGGIVLFFIALLYADISIGLFFRDYLWILKNMLDLFLTDNFLETLGNPHVIGVPEFGKSVLVPVVLPLLGLVLTYGGNILYQFVIEQREKRKINNMFSTYVSPKVLEHLQDNPDAFGLSGQTMTATMFFSDVESFTSISENLSAEDLAIVLNRYLSPMTEILMSYDGYVDKYEGDAIMCDFGVPMPDPDHAWKACFSALDQQANLDILREEIKDEFNVNIKVRMGINSGDVSAGNMGSAQRFQYTVMGDAVNQASRFEGANKQYGSKIMIGQSTYDLTKDKIEVRPLDKLVVKGKVIPIDVYELLARKGELSEDMKKLRDLFEKGINLYWNREWDEALKNFKMGLDIIKDDGPSLTYIDRCKVFKESPPPYDWHGEYVMTTK; this comes from the coding sequence TTGACTCTTCCCAAGATAGAAACCAAAAAACTCTTAGTCGGCTTGGTCATAACGGTGATCGGTCTTCTAATTGTTCTGGCGATGCGTTTTGCCGGCACCCTTGAAGTAGCTGAATTAACGTTAATCGATTTTAGATTTCTGACCCGCGGGCCTCTTTCGGGAATAACCGCATCCGACCCGATTCCCAAGGACAGCTTAGATGTAGTTATCGTATCCCTTGATGACGAATCGTGGAGATTAATCCCGCATCAATATCCGTATCCGAGAGAATTTTGGGCAAGGGTAGTCAATAATCTCACGAGAGCAGGCGCGGCTGTCATCGTCTTTGATATTGAGTTCGATTCGGAAGACAGCAAATCCGCATACGGCGATTCGTTGTTCGCATTAGCGATAAGGAACGCAACCGCTAAAGGAAGCCATATCGTCCTTGCCGCTAAGTATATAATCGAAAAAACAAGAATACCTCCTGATTATGTGGCATATCCGATTGACAAATTGCTCGAAGCCGGCGCTGAAACAGGTCTTGTCGGAGAAGTTAAAGATCAAGACGGCGTAACGAGAAAAGGTATGATATTTTCCAAGGTCTCTAACGATTCGACATTGTATCTCTCTCTGCCGCTGAAAGCGATAAAGGCCTATTTGAATATTCCCGATGATGAACGACTCGTACCCACAGCAGAGGGACTAAAATACGGTGATTTACTTATTCGAAGTCAGGGTAATACCAATACTTTCCTGGTCAATTATTACGGTCCGCCGTCAAATGCCGGACCCATCCCTCCTTATGGTCCCTGGAAGACATTTAACAGGTACCCGGTATCGGGAGTGGTGGACGATGAGGAATTTACTCTGAAGGATCCAATCGAAGACACCGATTGGATGGGACTTTTTTACGAGGACGGATTTATGGCTTCGATTGGAATGGGTCAGGAGAGTCCGTTCAGAGATAAGATAGTGATAATCGGGGTTGCTGTCGAGACCGTTTTGGATTTGAAAGAAACACCATTCTTTAATTATGCGGGCGTTCAGCAGCTCATGCCCGGTATGGAGACTCACGCGCATGCAATTCAGACGATTCTCGATGCCAACTACATCAAGGAATTGGGATTCGGAACGGAGTTGATCTGGCTGGTAATTCTGAGTATTGTTTCTTATGGCTTTTTAATGTGGCTGGGTCCCGTATTCGGAGGGATAGTTCTATTTTTCATAGCGCTGCTTTACGCGGATATCAGCATCGGATTGTTTTTCAGGGATTATCTGTGGATATTAAAAAATATGCTCGATTTGTTCCTGACGGATAATTTTTTAGAAACATTGGGGAATCCGCATGTTATAGGTGTACCCGAATTCGGTAAATCGGTGTTGGTACCTGTTGTACTTCCTCTATTGGGTCTCGTGCTTACCTACGGCGGAAATATACTGTATCAGTTCGTGATAGAGCAGAGAGAGAAACGCAAGATAAATAATATGTTCTCCACTTATGTAAGCCCTAAAGTGCTGGAGCATTTGCAGGATAACCCGGACGCCTTCGGTCTCTCAGGTCAGACAATGACGGCTACCATGTTCTTTTCCGACGTTGAGAGTTTCACTTCGATAAGTGAAAATTTATCCGCAGAAGACCTTGCTATTGTTTTAAACCGCTATCTCTCACCCATGACGGAGATTCTGATGTCATATGACGGATATGTTGACAAATACGAGGGCGATGCAATAATGTGCGATTTCGGCGTCCCCATGCCCGATCCGGATCACGCGTGGAAAGCGTGTTTCTCGGCGCTTGATCAGCAAGCGAATCTCGATATATTACGAGAGGAGATTAAGGACGAATTTAACGTCAATATAAAGGTACGGATGGGCATAAACTCCGGGGATGTCAGCGCTGGGAATATGGGTTCCGCACAAAGATTTCAATATACCGTAATGGGGGATGCGGTAAATCAGGCATCGAGATTCGAGGGAGCAAATAAGCAATATGGTTCGAAAATTATGATCGGTCAATCTACCTACGACCTTACAAAAGATAAGATTGAGGTTCGACCTCTTGATAAATTGGTAGTAAAAGGAAAAGTGATTCCGATTGATGTCTATGAGCTCTTAGCGAGAAAAGGTGAATTGTCCGAAGACATGAAAAAATTAAGAGATCTTTTTGAAAAAGGCATTAATCTGTACTGGAACAGAGAATGGGACGAAGCATTAAAAAACTTTAAAATGGGTCTGGACATCATCAAAGATGACGGTCCTTCCCTTACTTATATTGATAGGTGTAAAGTGTTTAAGGAATCACCTCCGCCGTATGACTGGCATGGCGAATACGTAATGACAACGAAGTAA
- a CDS encoding response regulator: protein MVRGKILWADDEIELLQPHIMYLKERGYEVTGVTNGDDAISHVGEENFDIVLLDQMMSGRDGLSTLEELKKISPGLPVIMITKHEEEHIMEEAIAGKITDYLTKPVNPSQILLACKKILERNRISSEKMSRDHVREFRAIGDMMDENPSVDDWIDIHVKLSEMEVELDEFQDANLSGMLSELRRECNKLFASFVIENYSDWVSEERTGSPTLSLDLFSKYIYPLLKEGKETVFLIIDCMRTDQWFSIEKHIYEYFNISKEYCYSILPTATPFSRNAIFSGLFPRELSDKHEKVWKSAWDDEQSMNRHEEMYLGDQLKRLNIDLKPAAKYSKILTARDGKAIEKQIPTYGGVPLICLVVNFVDILTHTRSESEVLKEIAPDESGFRALTRSWFENSWLFEVLKTFSQMGKTVVLTTDHGSIRVKRGTQAIGDKETSTGLRYKYGRSLKCDPKEAYMLSDPSEWNLPSYGANTNFIFTKSDYLFLYPTNYNKYFNIYRDTFQHGGISLEEMILPVVTLKAK from the coding sequence ATGGTACGCGGAAAAATATTGTGGGCGGACGATGAGATAGAATTGCTCCAACCTCACATTATGTATCTCAAAGAAAGGGGATACGAGGTTACGGGGGTAACCAACGGTGACGATGCTATATCACATGTAGGGGAGGAAAATTTCGATATCGTTCTATTGGATCAGATGATGAGCGGCAGAGACGGATTATCAACATTGGAAGAACTGAAAAAGATCTCACCCGGACTCCCGGTAATCATGATAACTAAACATGAAGAAGAACATATAATGGAAGAGGCAATAGCAGGGAAGATAACCGATTACCTGACCAAGCCTGTCAATCCGAGTCAGATTTTACTCGCATGCAAAAAGATATTGGAAAGGAACAGAATCTCATCGGAAAAGATGTCAAGAGACCACGTAAGGGAATTCCGCGCAATAGGCGATATGATGGACGAAAATCCTTCGGTAGATGACTGGATCGACATCCACGTGAAGCTATCGGAAATGGAAGTTGAACTCGATGAATTTCAGGATGCAAATCTTTCCGGTATGCTCTCTGAACTTAGAAGGGAATGCAATAAACTTTTCGCAAGTTTCGTGATAGAGAACTACTCCGATTGGGTCAGTGAAGAAAGAACCGGCAGCCCAACGCTTTCATTGGACCTGTTTTCGAAATACATATACCCCCTGTTAAAAGAGGGAAAAGAGACCGTATTCCTCATCATAGATTGTATGAGGACGGACCAGTGGTTTTCGATTGAAAAGCATATCTACGAATATTTCAACATTTCCAAAGAATATTGTTATTCGATTTTACCGACCGCAACGCCGTTTTCGAGAAACGCTATATTCAGCGGGTTGTTTCCGAGGGAGCTGTCGGACAAACACGAGAAGGTTTGGAAGAGTGCATGGGACGATGAACAATCGATGAACCGCCACGAGGAAATGTATCTCGGGGATCAGCTCAAGAGGCTGAACATTGACCTCAAGCCTGCTGCGAAATATTCAAAGATCCTTACAGCGAGGGATGGAAAGGCGATAGAAAAACAGATTCCTACGTACGGTGGAGTACCGTTGATATGTCTGGTTGTAAATTTTGTCGATATCCTGACTCATACGAGGTCGGAGTCGGAAGTATTGAAGGAGATCGCTCCGGATGAATCCGGGTTCAGGGCGCTCACACGTTCCTGGTTTGAAAATTCCTGGTTATTCGAGGTGCTTAAGACATTCTCGCAGATGGGCAAAACGGTTGTGCTTACTACCGATCATGGTAGTATCAGGGTTAAAAGGGGAACACAGGCAATAGGAGACAAAGAGACTTCGACGGGACTGAGGTATAAATACGGAAGAAGCCTGAAGTGTGATCCGAAGGAAGCATATATGTTAAGCGATCCTTCTGAATGGAATCTTCCGTCATATGGTGCTAACACGAATTTCATATTTACAAAAAGCGATTATTTGTTCCTTTATCCGACCAACTATAATAAATACTTTAATATCTATAGGGACACTTTCCAGCACGGGGGTATATCGCTTGAAGAGATGATTTTACCCGTAGTGACGTTAAAGGCGAAGTGA
- the tsaE gene encoding tRNA (adenosine(37)-N6)-threonylcarbamoyltransferase complex ATPase subunit type 1 TsaE: MNVDIKSKGVIKTIRTLSPEETHGEGKNLASILNSGDIVALTGELGAGKTIFTQGICDGLEVSDSVISPTFTILNEYEGKLPVFHFDAYRLSGPDDILATGFGDYLLREGVCIIEWAEKVKEVIPVSAIWVYINQEQAAENLRELKIHLPEKVID, from the coding sequence ATGAATGTTGACATTAAAAGTAAAGGGGTGATAAAAACCATCCGCACGCTGAGCCCTGAAGAGACACACGGAGAAGGGAAAAATCTCGCTTCGATACTGAACAGCGGCGACATCGTCGCTCTGACAGGCGAACTCGGCGCGGGTAAGACCATATTCACACAGGGAATCTGCGACGGGCTGGAAGTTTCAGATTCTGTTATAAGCCCGACGTTTACAATTTTGAACGAATATGAGGGAAAGCTGCCGGTATTCCATTTTGATGCATACAGGTTATCCGGTCCGGACGATATTCTTGCAACCGGGTTCGGGGATTATCTGTTAAGGGAAGGAGTCTGCATAATAGAATGGGCGGAAAAAGTAAAAGAAGTTATCCCCGTAAGCGCTATATGGGTTTACATTAATCAGGAGCAGGCAGCCGAAAATTTGAGAGAACTGAAAATTCACCTCCCGGAAAAAGTGATTGATTGA
- the tsaB gene encoding tRNA (adenosine(37)-N6)-threonylcarbamoyltransferase complex dimerization subunit type 1 TsaB, with amino-acid sequence MLLAIDTASLFCSAAVIDNGSILSSTMEKADKGSSTPLSTVVEYVTQKADIDLSNLEGIGISIGPGSLTGLRVGLAFAKGLCTAYSLKIAAVPTLPAAARTVKEEGVIIQPVIRAKKGYLHTALYKMKSNRYVELEAHKIIPESSLSSEISERTILVGDSHKSIDAQPLADLYETLNEGKSAPIAEGVAEIGETMLSNDEVSELANLEPDYKMQFKALKWNQEQISV; translated from the coding sequence ATGCTGCTGGCTATTGACACAGCTTCGTTATTTTGCAGCGCTGCCGTTATTGATAATGGATCGATATTGTCTTCAACTATGGAGAAAGCGGATAAAGGCAGTTCGACCCCGCTTTCGACCGTAGTTGAATATGTGACTCAAAAAGCGGATATAGATTTGTCCAATCTTGAAGGTATAGGAATCTCTATCGGACCCGGATCACTCACAGGGCTGAGAGTGGGGCTTGCTTTTGCAAAGGGGCTATGCACTGCCTATTCCCTGAAGATAGCAGCGGTCCCCACCCTACCCGCTGCCGCCCGAACGGTTAAGGAGGAAGGAGTAATTATTCAGCCAGTGATTCGAGCGAAGAAGGGATATCTGCATACGGCTCTGTATAAAATGAAATCAAACCGTTATGTAGAGCTCGAAGCTCATAAAATAATACCCGAATCCTCGCTTAGTTCAGAGATATCTGAGCGAACGATTCTCGTTGGGGACAGCCACAAATCTATAGACGCTCAACCATTAGCGGATTTGTATGAAACTCTCAATGAAGGAAAATCAGCTCCCATAGCTGAAGGCGTTGCGGAAATAGGAGAAACGATGCTGTCCAACGATGAGGTTTCCGAATTGGCGAATCTTGAACCTGATTATAAAATGCAATTTAAGGCTCTGAAATGGAATCAGGAACAGATATCAGTATGA
- a CDS encoding acetyl-CoA carboxylase carboxyltransferase subunit beta yields the protein MNWFKRVQKGLRTSQKREMPDNLWIKCKGCGEILFKKELEKDLHICPKCGYHFRLGSNSYIPILADDNSYSELFANLTSTDPLDFKTNKKYSDQLKEARKRTGLKEACRIGHARIDGYPVILGAMDFGFIGGSMGSVVGEKVSRGIDAARDNNCPLVLVSSSGGARMQEGVLSLMQMAKTSSKLSLISEEGPLFISILTDPTTGGVTASFGMLGDVIIAEPGALVGFAGPRVIKQTIGQDLPEGFQRSEFLLEKGFIDMIVERSKMKSEVSKLIRFFNND from the coding sequence TTGAACTGGTTTAAAAGAGTGCAAAAAGGGCTTCGAACTTCTCAAAAGCGGGAGATGCCGGACAATCTCTGGATCAAGTGCAAAGGCTGCGGGGAGATTCTGTTCAAAAAGGAACTTGAAAAGGATCTCCATATATGTCCTAAATGTGGATATCACTTCAGGCTGGGGAGTAATTCTTACATACCGATCTTAGCGGATGATAACAGCTATTCCGAATTGTTTGCTAATCTTACTTCAACTGATCCGCTCGATTTTAAAACTAACAAAAAATATTCTGACCAGTTGAAAGAAGCCAGGAAGAGAACAGGGCTGAAGGAAGCATGTCGAATCGGACATGCGAGAATAGACGGTTATCCCGTGATTTTGGGCGCTATGGATTTCGGATTTATAGGCGGCAGCATGGGCTCCGTAGTCGGCGAAAAAGTATCCCGTGGGATAGATGCCGCGCGTGATAATAACTGTCCGCTGGTACTTGTGAGCAGTTCGGGAGGAGCGAGAATGCAGGAGGGCGTACTCTCGCTGATGCAGATGGCGAAAACGAGCTCAAAATTGAGTCTTATTTCGGAGGAGGGACCGCTATTCATTTCGATTCTTACCGACCCGACAACAGGCGGAGTCACGGCGAGTTTTGGCATGCTCGGAGACGTAATAATCGCTGAACCGGGTGCGCTTGTGGGGTTTGCAGGACCGCGCGTCATTAAGCAGACCATAGGTCAGGATTTGCCCGAAGGATTTCAAAGATCGGAATTTCTTCTTGAAAAGGGTTTTATCGATATGATAGTCGAGCGTTCAAAGATGAAATCGGAGGTATCAAAGCTGATAAGATTTTTCAACAATGACTAA
- the surE gene encoding 5'/3'-nucleotidase SurE has product MTKILLTNDDGINAPGISALFESIEPMGDITVVAPDTERSAVGHAITLSDPLRVEKVNKRGKFFGYAVSGTPADCVKIAVWALLEEKPDIVVSGINLGNNTGISIIYSGTVSAATEGMILEIPSIAISLAAYKKPDFSYAAKFAKKLVNMVLKNGLPVGTLLNVNVPNVPESEIKGVRITRQGKAVYREFFDERKDPWGRSYYWMAGEKVRIKEDDSVDDSALDNNMVSVTPIQFDLTDYSNLELIESWKISK; this is encoded by the coding sequence ATGACTAAAATACTTCTTACTAACGACGATGGCATAAACGCTCCCGGGATTTCCGCCCTGTTTGAATCGATTGAACCGATGGGTGATATTACGGTGGTAGCTCCGGATACGGAGAGAAGCGCCGTCGGGCATGCTATAACCCTGTCCGACCCATTGAGAGTCGAAAAAGTTAATAAAAGGGGTAAGTTTTTCGGTTACGCGGTAAGCGGTACACCGGCAGATTGTGTAAAAATCGCCGTTTGGGCGCTGCTGGAAGAAAAACCCGATATCGTTGTATCAGGCATTAATTTAGGAAACAACACAGGTATCAGCATTATATATTCGGGAACGGTAAGCGCGGCTACCGAGGGCATGATTCTCGAGATTCCGTCAATAGCGATATCGTTAGCCGCATACAAAAAACCGGATTTTTCGTACGCTGCAAAATTTGCAAAAAAACTGGTCAACATGGTTCTCAAAAACGGATTGCCTGTAGGAACACTCCTCAACGTTAACGTGCCGAACGTCCCTGAATCGGAGATCAAAGGTGTCAGGATAACCCGGCAGGGAAAAGCAGTTTACCGTGAATTTTTCGACGAGAGAAAGGACCCATGGGGTAGATCGTATTACTGGATGGCAGGTGAAAAGGTTAGAATAAAGGAAGATGACTCAGTCGACGATTCGGCATTGGACAACAACATGGTTTCGGTTACTCCAATCCAATTTGACCTTACGGACTATTCAAACCTTGAGTTGATAGAAAGTTGGAAGATATCGAAATGA
- the guaA gene encoding glutamine-hydrolyzing GMP synthase, with the protein MNGHDRVLILDFGSQYTQLIARKIRENGVYSEILPFNTSIEEIERKNPKALILSGGPSSVYDDDAPVAPPEIMDMGIPVLGICYGMQLISQHFGGEISHADKREYGRSSLTIKKDNLLFHGFNGSSTVWMSHGDKIEKLPDRFEVLGSSENSEFAAIKHRDKEIYGLQFHPEVKHTEHGNQILDNFVRKVCGISGDWTFAAFIDSSIKEVRKKVGDDRVLCAVSGGVDSTVMAVLLEKALGESLTCVFIDTGLLRLNEAAATMDMFNRILKVNVKFYDRSENFISALSGITEPETKRKLIGGTFINVFSDIADDLGEYKYLAQGTLYPDVIESRSVRGPSETIKSHHNVGGLPEEMNFELIEPLKELFKDEVRKIGKELGLKEDVIGRHPFPGPGLAVRCPGEVTPSKLEILRLSDDIFIKQLHESGYYDKVWQAFTVLLPVKSVGVMGDKRTYSNVIALRAVTSVDGMTADWGRLPHELLGKISDKIINEVDGVNRVVYDISSKPPATIEWE; encoded by the coding sequence ATGAACGGGCATGACAGAGTACTGATCCTTGATTTCGGTTCGCAATACACTCAACTGATCGCGAGAAAAATCAGAGAAAATGGAGTATATTCGGAGATCCTTCCCTTTAATACATCGATAGAGGAAATAGAACGGAAAAATCCGAAGGCATTGATTCTTTCCGGAGGACCTTCGAGTGTCTATGATGATGATGCGCCGGTAGCTCCACCGGAGATAATGGATATGGGCATTCCGGTGCTTGGCATCTGCTACGGAATGCAGTTGATAAGTCAACACTTCGGTGGAGAGATAAGCCATGCAGATAAACGTGAATACGGACGATCGTCGCTGACCATTAAAAAGGATAACCTTCTTTTTCATGGATTCAACGGCAGCTCTACCGTCTGGATGAGTCATGGAGATAAGATAGAAAAACTTCCGGACAGGTTTGAGGTGCTTGGTTCTTCCGAGAACTCCGAATTCGCCGCCATAAAACACAGGGATAAAGAAATCTATGGACTTCAATTTCATCCCGAGGTCAAACACACCGAGCACGGGAATCAGATATTGGATAACTTCGTTCGAAAAGTCTGCGGTATATCCGGTGATTGGACGTTTGCAGCGTTTATAGACAGCTCTATAAAAGAAGTGAGAAAAAAGGTGGGTGATGATCGTGTTTTGTGCGCTGTGAGCGGCGGCGTGGATTCAACGGTGATGGCAGTCTTGCTGGAAAAAGCCTTAGGAGAGAGTCTTACCTGTGTTTTTATTGATACCGGGCTTTTGAGACTTAACGAAGCTGCCGCCACAATGGATATGTTTAATCGAATTTTGAAGGTGAACGTCAAGTTTTACGATAGGAGCGAGAATTTTATCTCCGCTCTCTCCGGTATCACTGAACCGGAAACAAAGCGGAAGCTGATCGGAGGAACGTTCATCAATGTCTTTAGTGATATAGCCGATGACCTCGGTGAGTATAAATATCTGGCTCAGGGTACTCTTTATCCCGACGTCATCGAGAGTAGGTCGGTAAGGGGTCCCTCGGAGACGATAAAATCACATCACAACGTCGGCGGCTTGCCGGAGGAAATGAATTTCGAACTGATCGAGCCTCTGAAGGAATTATTTAAGGATGAAGTCAGGAAGATCGGTAAAGAGTTGGGACTGAAAGAGGACGTAATAGGCAGACATCCGTTTCCCGGACCGGGATTAGCCGTCCGTTGTCCGGGTGAGGTGACCCCGAGTAAGTTAGAGATTCTGAGACTAAGCGACGATATCTTTATTAAGCAACTCCATGAATCCGGCTACTATGACAAGGTGTGGCAGGCGTTTACGGTATTGTTACCCGTCAAAAGCGTGGGGGTCATGGGTGATAAAAGAACTTACTCCAACGTAATAGCCCTCAGGGCCGTTACAAGCGTCGACGGGATGACGGCTGATTGGGGGCGTTTACCCCATGAGCTTCTCGGAAAGATATCTGATAAGATCATAAACGAGGTTGATGGAGTAAACAGGGTAGTTTATGACATAAGCTCCAAGCCTCCCGCCACAATAGAATGGGAATAA
- the glmS gene encoding glutamine--fructose-6-phosphate transaminase (isomerizing) codes for MCGIVGFVGNKNGVPMVLNGLRRLEYRGYDSAGIVVQSNGKLTVSKHKGKIENLDRAVAKSGILGSVVIGHTRWATHGVPNKLNAHPHLSSDGSIALVHNGIIENYVSLRKFLTDKKIRFKTETDTEVLVNLIEYFYKGNLEEAVAKAVSKVIGAYAIAVMSSDNPGKIVATRHGPPLIVGLSGEEYYVASDVAALLEFTKEVIYLDDGDIAIITDKGVKTIDSENLPVDKEVKQIIWDLGKIEKGGYEHFMLKEIHEQCETLRDAIRGRLDWANGSAKLGGLRDFLQKIQSASQFYLTACGTSYHAAMIGESLIEHFAGIPVEVEYASEFRYKDPIIDKNTVVLVVSQSGETADTLAAMRMAKKKGATVLGICNVVGSSIARETDGGVYIHAGPEIGVASTKAFTSQVAVFILLAQALGRRAGISIGEGKKFVKEISKLPELAQKALDASGQIKKIARKFKHAENFLYLGRGFNYPVALEGALKLKEISYIHAEGYPAAEIKHGPIALIDEKMPVVVIAPQDRTYDKVISNIEQVKARKGSIIAIATEGDEAIKNIADWVIPIPKVASYLLPIVTVIPLQLLAYHIAVLRNCNVDQPRNLAKSVTVE; via the coding sequence ATGTGCGGCATCGTCGGTTTCGTAGGTAATAAAAATGGGGTACCAATGGTGCTTAACGGTTTACGCAGGCTTGAATATCGCGGGTATGATTCCGCCGGCATAGTCGTTCAATCGAACGGTAAACTGACCGTATCGAAACACAAAGGGAAGATTGAAAATCTGGACCGCGCTGTGGCTAAAAGCGGTATTTTGGGCTCAGTGGTTATAGGACACACAAGATGGGCGACTCATGGAGTTCCGAACAAACTTAACGCACATCCGCACTTGAGTTCCGACGGAAGCATCGCACTGGTTCATAACGGGATAATAGAAAATTACGTCTCGCTAAGAAAATTTCTCACGGATAAAAAAATCAGGTTCAAGACAGAAACCGACACCGAAGTTCTTGTCAATCTCATAGAATATTTTTATAAAGGGAATTTGGAAGAAGCGGTGGCAAAAGCAGTATCAAAAGTGATCGGCGCTTATGCGATTGCGGTTATGTCGAGCGACAATCCCGGTAAGATAGTTGCCACGAGGCACGGACCCCCGCTAATAGTGGGACTATCGGGTGAGGAATATTATGTCGCTTCTGACGTCGCCGCACTGCTCGAATTCACCAAGGAAGTGATTTATCTTGATGACGGCGATATAGCGATTATCACCGACAAAGGGGTTAAAACGATTGACAGCGAAAATCTGCCCGTAGATAAAGAGGTGAAACAGATAATTTGGGATTTAGGTAAGATCGAAAAGGGCGGTTATGAGCATTTCATGCTGAAGGAAATACACGAACAGTGTGAGACGCTGCGCGATGCCATCAGGGGGAGGTTGGATTGGGCAAATGGAAGCGCCAAGCTCGGGGGCTTACGCGATTTTCTCCAGAAAATTCAGTCCGCTTCGCAATTCTACCTGACAGCATGCGGAACTTCCTACCACGCAGCTATGATAGGAGAAAGCTTGATCGAACATTTCGCCGGAATTCCGGTAGAGGTCGAGTACGCTTCCGAGTTCAGGTATAAAGATCCTATCATAGATAAGAACACCGTGGTGTTGGTCGTAAGCCAATCCGGTGAGACGGCGGATACTCTCGCAGCCATGAGAATGGCAAAGAAAAAGGGAGCAACCGTGCTGGGAATCTGCAACGTAGTGGGAAGCAGTATAGCGCGTGAAACGGATGGGGGAGTTTATATACATGCCGGACCGGAGATTGGCGTTGCATCTACAAAAGCGTTTACATCGCAGGTAGCGGTGTTCATACTGCTCGCACAGGCGTTGGGGAGGAGAGCCGGAATAAGTATCGGTGAAGGAAAGAAGTTTGTAAAAGAGATAAGCAAGCTCCCCGAACTTGCTCAAAAAGCGCTTGACGCCTCCGGACAGATAAAAAAGATCGCCCGCAAATTCAAGCACGCGGAAAACTTTCTCTATCTCGGCAGGGGGTTCAATTATCCGGTTGCTCTTGAAGGGGCGCTGAAATTAAAGGAGATCTCCTACATTCATGCCGAGGGTTATCCGGCGGCGGAGATCAAACACGGACCTATTGCTCTCATAGATGAGAAGATGCCGGTCGTTGTGATTGCGCCTCAGGATAGAACCTACGATAAAGTGATCAGTAACATTGAGCAGGTAAAAGCGAGGAAAGGCTCAATTATTGCCATAGCCACAGAAGGTGACGAGGCAATTAAGAATATTGCCGACTGGGTAATTCCCATACCGAAAGTAGCGAGCTATCTCCTTCCAATCGTTACCGTTATTCCCCTTCAATTGCTGGCTTATCACATTGCCGTACTGAGGAATTGCAACGTAGATCAACCGCGGAATTTAGCAAAAAGTGTGACGGTTGAATGA